The sequence ATTTATGCAAGTCAAACTAGTTGCTTGCGCCATCCGGTCCCGCGCTCGCCGGTTGGGTCACGCCTTCCCCGTTAGGCGGCGTTCATATCGCACCTCACGCTGGGCTGGGCGGCTAATGCTATTTACTTGCGTTATGAGACCTACTCGTTGAAAGTTTCGGACGCAAGGTCAAGAGGGCTCGGCATGGATGTGTTCCTGTTCGACGCGGTTCGCACGCCCCGCGGCAAGGGGAGGCCCGGCGGTTCGCTGGCGGCCATTCCGCCGGTGGAACTGGTCGTCCAGTTGGTCGCGGCTCTGGAGGCGCGGCTCGGCGCCGAAGCGGTCCGGGCGTGCGGGCACTTCGCCCTGGGCTGTGTCACCGAGGTCGGCGTCCAGGGCGGCCATATCGCCCTGACCTCGCGGATCCGGGCCGGCCTGCCGGAGACCCTGCCTTGCCAGACCCTCAATAATTTCTGTGTCTCGGGGCTCAGCGCGATCGCCCAGTCGGCCCGACGGATCGCGCTCGGCGAGGTCGGTCTGGCCATGGCCGGCGGGGTCGAGTCGATGTCGCAGGTCGAGTTCCTGGCCGACGGGGCGGACTACTATTCGGACATGCGCCTCGCACGGTCTTTGGGCTGGGCCCCCGTGGGCCTCGCCGCCGACCTGATGGCAGCCCGCGAAGGCATAGAACGGGCGGCGCTGGACGCGGTCACCCTGCGTTCCCACCACCGCGCCCGGGCCGCCTGGGCGGCAGGGCGGTTTGAGGCCAGCGTCATTCCTGTCCACAGCCTGGACGGAACCGTCGCGCTCGGCGCCGACGAAAACGTGCGGGACCTGGGCGATGGGTCGGGACTGGCGACCATGCGACTGGCGTTCGATGGGGTCGGCGCTGCGGGTTTTGACGAAATCATCCTCGAACAACGACCGGAGTTGGGGGGCCTGCCGCACGTGCACACCCTTGCTCACTGCCCGCCGATCGCCGACGGCGCCGGCCTCGTCCTCTTGGGATCGGCTGAAGCAGGACAGGCAGCAGGCCTGAGGCCGGTCGCCAGGA is a genomic window of Phenylobacterium montanum containing:
- a CDS encoding acetyl-CoA C-acyltransferase, with translation MDVFLFDAVRTPRGKGRPGGSLAAIPPVELVVQLVAALEARLGAEAVRACGHFALGCVTEVGVQGGHIALTSRIRAGLPETLPCQTLNNFCVSGLSAIAQSARRIALGEVGLAMAGGVESMSQVEFLADGADYYSDMRLARSLGWAPVGLAADLMAAREGIERAALDAVTLRSHHRARAAWAAGRFEASVIPVHSLDGTVALGADENVRDLGDGSGLATMRLAFDGVGAAGFDEIILEQRPELGGLPHVHTLAHCPPIADGAGLVLLGSAEAGQAAGLRPVARILAMAETADDHVLQLTAGFSALEQALSRAKLSLSDMGAIEFMEAFAATIAKFDRDYGADPDRVNVNGGHLAMGHPMGASGAILAGTLLDAMRRLDAELGVVAATGGVGVGAAMVLERV